A portion of the Corynebacterium occultum genome contains these proteins:
- a CDS encoding ABC transporter transmembrane domain-containing protein, whose product MAPRFRRMPTWSWFVPESPPDDRALLDATLSAGTSLSRRTWALLWAHPIAAAGILLSMLVSNLLGAMISLLIGRGTDVAFGGEDPGAVIWIGVVIIGLLFSSFILGATGDALGDLGAARTVHTLRLELSARVLAAPDPRIAPGTVLNTVDQDSMQIGELKQVLGFPVMMIGFLLGSTIALLPISGIIAVLLPVGGLLTALATWISAKPLTRISARRRAAEATSISVATDLAQGSRVLKGLGATEQSEKRFARTAEQALMLMLVEARLQAWLTFLRQLVPTLCTIGLLSYAGLLAFTQVITPGEMISVTLLVPPALTVMGYSFGMFSEVWARGAASTQRVSGLLTDLDRAAPEQNRKPPPHPAELPTGLSIWHPHDATQQQNMLEQLTRLASHHPPEQVLLAPHRIHVFEGTLADNLNPEGNIPPQKLVAALTAAACGDILRRLGGQLPQTGQQLQLPDTPIGEAGLNLSGGQRQRVALARVLARDPEVLILDDPTTGLDAVTLDQVARAIRQLRAGKVTIVITTNPTWRSLADQVFRGEVGR is encoded by the coding sequence ATGGCCCCGCGTTTCAGGCGCATGCCCACCTGGTCCTGGTTCGTGCCCGAATCCCCACCCGACGACCGAGCGCTTCTCGACGCCACCCTGTCTGCCGGAACCTCACTGTCGCGACGTACCTGGGCCCTGCTCTGGGCCCACCCCATCGCCGCCGCCGGCATCCTGCTGAGCATGCTGGTGTCCAATCTGCTGGGCGCGATGATATCCCTCCTCATCGGACGCGGCACCGACGTGGCCTTCGGCGGGGAAGACCCGGGAGCGGTGATCTGGATCGGGGTGGTGATCATCGGCCTGCTTTTCTCCAGCTTCATCCTGGGGGCCACCGGGGACGCCCTGGGCGATCTGGGTGCGGCCCGAACCGTGCACACCCTGCGCCTGGAATTAAGCGCCAGGGTGCTGGCCGCTCCTGACCCCCGGATCGCGCCGGGCACCGTCCTCAACACCGTCGACCAGGACTCGATGCAGATCGGGGAACTCAAACAGGTGCTGGGTTTCCCGGTGATGATGATCGGTTTCCTGCTTGGCTCCACCATCGCGCTCCTCCCGATCTCCGGGATCATCGCGGTGCTCCTCCCGGTCGGTGGTCTGCTCACCGCCCTGGCAACCTGGATCAGTGCCAAACCCCTGACCCGGATCTCGGCCCGCCGCCGCGCCGCGGAAGCCACCTCCATCTCCGTCGCCACCGACCTGGCTCAGGGTTCCCGGGTGCTCAAGGGTCTCGGGGCGACCGAGCAGAGCGAGAAACGTTTCGCCCGGACCGCCGAGCAGGCCCTGATGCTGATGCTGGTGGAAGCCCGACTCCAGGCCTGGCTGACCTTTCTGCGCCAACTGGTGCCCACCCTGTGCACCATCGGCCTGCTCAGTTATGCCGGCCTGCTGGCTTTCACCCAGGTCATCACCCCGGGTGAGATGATCAGTGTCACCCTGCTGGTGCCACCTGCCCTGACGGTGATGGGCTACTCCTTCGGCATGTTCAGCGAAGTCTGGGCCCGGGGCGCGGCCTCCACCCAGAGGGTCAGTGGTCTCCTCACGGACCTTGACAGGGCAGCGCCAGAGCAGAACCGGAAGCCGCCGCCACATCCCGCGGAATTACCCACCGGCTTAAGCATCTGGCACCCACATGACGCCACCCAACAGCAGAACATGCTCGAGCAACTGACCCGCCTGGCCTCCCACCACCCTCCAGAACAGGTGCTGCTCGCACCACACCGAATCCACGTCTTCGAGGGCACCCTGGCAGACAACCTCAACCCCGAGGGGAACATCCCACCCCAGAAGCTGGTGGCCGCCCTGACTGCCGCAGCCTGCGGGGACATCCTCCGCCGCCTGGGTGGCCAGCTGCCCCAGACAGGCCAGCAGCTCCAGCTGCCCGACACCCCGATCGGGGAGGCCGGACTCAACCTCTCCGGGGGCCAACGTCAACGCGTGGCCCTGGCCCGGGTCCTGGCCCGCGACCCCGAGGTCCTCATCCTCGACGATCCCACCACCGGTCTGGATGCCGTCACCCTCGACCAGGTTGCCCGGGCCATCAGGCAGTTACGCGCCGGGAAGGTCACCATCGTGATCACCACCAACCCCACCTGGCGTTCCCTGGCTGATCAGGTGTTCCGCGGAGAGGTCGGGCGGTGA